The following coding sequences lie in one Flavobacterium sp. 20NA77.7 genomic window:
- a CDS encoding NRAMP family divalent metal transporter — protein MIHKKSIVSRLKRFWKILGPGLVTGASDDDPSGIATYSQAGAAYGLTTLWTSIVAFPLMAAIQQMCARIGVVTTQGLTGTLKKHYPKPILYTMLIFSFPAIVMNIGADIAGMGAVGNLLFPNIDASFFSVFFTILLLGLIIYLPYQKIASALKYLCIVMLVYFIVPFLYKQDFKEILSATFIPKLTFDKEFVAILVGILGTTISPYLFFWQASVEVEEMKNKKKHIVVNKKIIHDINQDVDFGMTFSGFVMYFIILTTGTVLFKAGIHQIDTVEQAALALKPLAGDLAYLLFAVGIIGTGLIAIPVLSGSLSYIFTETFGWEQGLDKKFHEAKGFYLIIAISLILGLSLNYVGISPIKALIYTAILYGITAPVLIAIILHISNNKQIMGKNVNDLKTNILGFTALIIMTIAAGLLLYLQF, from the coding sequence ATGATTCATAAAAAAAGTATAGTATCAAGACTCAAACGCTTTTGGAAAATCCTTGGTCCTGGTCTAGTAACAGGTGCTAGTGATGATGACCCTTCTGGAATTGCTACCTATTCTCAAGCCGGAGCAGCCTATGGACTAACAACTCTTTGGACTTCAATTGTAGCTTTTCCGCTCATGGCTGCTATCCAACAAATGTGTGCGAGAATAGGTGTTGTTACCACTCAAGGATTAACTGGCACCTTAAAAAAACACTATCCCAAACCTATTTTATATACTATGCTAATTTTTAGCTTTCCCGCAATAGTTATGAATATCGGGGCCGATATAGCAGGCATGGGGGCGGTAGGCAATTTATTATTTCCGAATATAGACGCTTCATTTTTTAGTGTATTTTTTACTATTTTACTATTAGGACTTATTATTTATTTACCCTATCAAAAAATAGCCTCAGCTCTAAAATACTTATGCATTGTAATGTTAGTCTATTTTATAGTTCCTTTTTTATACAAGCAAGATTTTAAAGAAATACTGAGCGCGACATTTATCCCTAAACTAACATTTGATAAAGAATTTGTTGCCATTTTAGTTGGTATTTTAGGGACTACTATCTCACCCTATCTCTTTTTTTGGCAAGCTTCTGTGGAGGTGGAAGAAATGAAAAACAAGAAAAAGCATATTGTTGTAAATAAAAAAATCATTCACGACATCAATCAAGATGTAGATTTTGGCATGACTTTTTCTGGATTTGTGATGTACTTCATTATTTTAACTACTGGAACGGTTTTATTCAAAGCAGGCATTCATCAAATAGACACTGTTGAACAAGCTGCTTTAGCTTTAAAACCATTAGCAGGCGATTTAGCCTACTTACTTTTCGCTGTGGGAATTATTGGAACGGGCTTAATAGCTATACCTGTTTTAAGCGGATCGCTTTCTTATATTTTTACTGAAACATTCGGTTGGGAACAAGGACTCGATAAAAAATTTCATGAAGCAAAAGGTTTTTATCTAATTATTGCTATTTCGCTAATTTTAGGATTATCACTTAATTATGTCGGTATATCTCCAATAAAAGCATTGATTTATACCGCCATTCTTTATGGTATTACCGCACCAGTACTCATTGCTATCATTCTACATATTTCAAATAACAAACAAATTATGGGTAAAAATGTAAATGATTTAAAAACTAATATTCTAGGATTTACCGCTTTAATAATTATGACAATTGCGGCTGGACTACTTCTTTATTTACAATTTTAA
- a CDS encoding SDR family NAD(P)-dependent oxidoreductase: MKKAIVIGATSGIGKALARVLAKENYSVGITGRRTHLLQELKNENPSAFFDYTIDNSDLTTVKEKLESLQQQLGEIDLIVLSAGVGFENPDFEFEKETQTIQTNVLGFTAVAEWAYSLFTKQKKGHLVVISSIAGLRGNPDATSYFASKAYQINFTEGLQKKAILSKLPITITDCRPGFVATKMALGDGIFWMASPERAAHQIYTAIKSKRKVAYITKRWYLIALLLKCAPKFLYAKYN, translated from the coding sequence ATGAAAAAAGCAATTGTTATAGGAGCTACTTCTGGTATTGGAAAAGCTTTGGCACGAGTATTAGCAAAAGAAAATTACAGTGTAGGTATTACAGGTAGGCGAACTCACCTATTACAAGAATTGAAAAATGAAAATCCAAGTGCTTTCTTTGATTACACTATAGATAATTCAGATTTAACAACTGTTAAAGAAAAACTTGAATCATTACAACAACAATTAGGCGAAATAGATTTAATTGTTCTCTCGGCTGGGGTAGGTTTTGAAAATCCAGATTTTGAGTTCGAAAAAGAAACACAAACCATTCAAACCAATGTTTTAGGTTTTACAGCTGTTGCAGAATGGGCGTATTCTTTATTTACAAAACAAAAAAAAGGGCACTTAGTCGTGATTTCTTCTATAGCAGGTTTAAGAGGAAATCCTGATGCTACAAGCTATTTCGCCTCAAAAGCCTACCAAATAAACTTTACGGAAGGCCTACAAAAAAAAGCAATTCTATCAAAATTACCAATTACAATAACAGACTGTAGACCTGGCTTCGTAGCTACTAAGATGGCACTAGGAGATGGTATTTTTTGGATGGCTTCACCAGAAAGAGCAGCACATCAAATTTATACAGCTATAAAAAGTAAACGAAAAGTTGCCTATATTACTAAACGTTGGTATTTAATTGCATTACTTTTAAAATGTGCACCAAAATTTCTGTATGCTAAATATAATTAA